One window of the Halorussus sp. MSC15.2 genome contains the following:
- a CDS encoding sugar phosphate isomerase/epimerase yields MERTTGFVTQLGMDHEAAFDAAEEHGFDYVELLMDGDYERRAFDPAAVREAAAARDLDLLVHLPFALDVGSAYEHVREGAIRELVAAAETAAEMGAEKGVAHANSKAWGPAWDRDHLRDIVLGSVREVDAETPDDVEICFENIPGGAFSTRNFPDLFEETDAAMTFDTGHARVDGLDSAEMARFVGDHGDRISHFHLNDTRKPQDEHLPFGSGTIDFERVLGALPADWTGSLSLEVFTLDYGYIGVSKEYLDDVLSAVDAGTVGE; encoded by the coding sequence ATGGAACGTACGACCGGGTTCGTCACCCAACTCGGCATGGACCACGAGGCGGCCTTCGACGCCGCCGAGGAGCACGGATTCGACTACGTCGAACTACTGATGGACGGCGACTACGAGCGCCGGGCGTTCGACCCCGCGGCGGTCCGCGAGGCGGCCGCCGCGCGGGACCTCGACCTGCTCGTCCACCTCCCGTTCGCGCTCGACGTGGGGTCGGCCTACGAACACGTTCGCGAGGGCGCGATTCGGGAACTCGTCGCGGCCGCCGAAACCGCGGCCGAGATGGGGGCCGAAAAGGGCGTCGCCCACGCCAACTCGAAGGCGTGGGGTCCCGCGTGGGACCGCGACCACCTCCGCGACATCGTCCTCGGTTCAGTCCGGGAAGTGGACGCCGAGACGCCCGACGACGTCGAAATCTGTTTCGAGAACATCCCCGGCGGTGCGTTCTCGACTCGGAACTTCCCCGACCTGTTCGAGGAGACCGACGCCGCGATGACGTTCGACACCGGCCACGCTCGCGTGGACGGTCTCGATTCGGCGGAGATGGCCCGGTTCGTCGGCGACCACGGCGACCGAATCTCGCACTTCCACCTGAACGACACCCGGAAACCGCAGGACGAACACCTGCCGTTCGGGTCCGGAACCATCGACTTCGAGCGAGTGCTGGGCGCGCTCCCGGCGGACTGGACGGGGTCGCTCTCGCTGGAGGTGTTCACCCTCGACTACGGCTACATCGGCGTGAGCAAGGAGTATCTGGACGACGTTCTCTCGGCGGTCGATGCAGGAACAGTGGGCGAGTGA
- the eis gene encoding enhanced intracellular survival protein Eis: MEYRPLPDDRKEQFQEYVEYAFSPEDGPQDEYDWDPDEQPGDERALFDGDSMLCVCRHYWFRTHLRDQQFEMPGLSAVASPPQHRRQGHVTRLLGESLREYRDRGDVLTALWAFEHPFYERQGWGLANKWTRYECDPEALAWTRDDSLAGGEFRPIDADEYERLDSVLAAADAGYELGIERTEAWWRERIFSGWQTDPYAYGWESEDGELRGYLVYRVKDEVESEGKRLHVSDFAAADREARVNLLRFLADHDSQVERVSVNRPLETTLLDSATDPADVDCEIKPGPMVRLVDVPAAFEALDYPDAPDASFTVRVSDSLADWNDGTFRVRVEGGRATCERTAGEAEADVVTGVSALSQVYVGYHSVADAESLTDLDVRTPVARETLSAMFPERDVFLREGF; encoded by the coding sequence ATGGAGTACCGGCCGCTTCCGGACGACCGGAAAGAGCAGTTTCAGGAGTACGTCGAGTACGCGTTCAGTCCCGAAGACGGCCCGCAGGACGAGTACGACTGGGACCCGGACGAGCAACCCGGTGACGAGCGCGCGCTGTTCGACGGCGACAGCATGCTCTGTGTCTGTCGGCACTACTGGTTCCGGACTCACCTCCGGGACCAGCAGTTCGAGATGCCCGGCTTGTCGGCGGTGGCGTCCCCGCCCCAACACCGACGACAGGGCCACGTCACCCGTCTTCTCGGGGAATCGTTGCGAGAGTACCGCGACCGCGGCGACGTTCTGACGGCCCTCTGGGCGTTCGAGCATCCGTTCTACGAGCGACAGGGCTGGGGACTGGCGAACAAGTGGACCCGGTACGAGTGCGACCCCGAGGCGCTGGCGTGGACCAGAGACGACTCCCTCGCTGGCGGCGAGTTCCGCCCAATCGACGCCGACGAGTACGAGCGCCTCGACTCGGTCCTCGCGGCCGCCGACGCGGGGTACGAACTCGGCATCGAGCGCACAGAGGCGTGGTGGCGCGAGCGCATCTTCAGCGGGTGGCAGACCGACCCCTACGCGTACGGCTGGGAGTCCGAGGACGGTGAACTCCGGGGCTACCTCGTCTACCGCGTGAAAGACGAGGTCGAGAGCGAGGGGAAGCGACTCCACGTCTCCGACTTCGCGGCCGCCGACCGCGAGGCGCGGGTGAACCTGCTTCGGTTCCTCGCCGACCACGACTCGCAGGTCGAGCGAGTGAGCGTCAACCGCCCGCTTGAGACCACCCTGCTCGATTCGGCGACCGACCCCGCGGACGTCGACTGCGAAATCAAGCCCGGACCGATGGTCCGCCTCGTGGACGTTCCGGCGGCGTTCGAGGCGCTGGACTACCCCGACGCGCCGGACGCCTCGTTCACCGTAAGGGTCTCGGACTCGCTCGCCGACTGGAACGACGGTACGTTCCGGGTCCGGGTCGAGGGCGGCCGGGCGACCTGCGAGCGGACTGCGGGAGAGGCGGAGGCCGACGTCGTGACCGGCGTCTCCGCGCTCTCGCAGGTCTACGTCGGCTATCACTCAGTCGCGGACGCGGAGTCGCTGACCGACCTCGACGTGCGGACGCCCGTCGCACGCGAGACGCTGTCGGCGATGTTCCCCGAGCGCGACGTGTTCCTGCGCGAGGGATTTTGA
- a CDS encoding Cdc6/Cdc18 family protein, producing MGSFDFVREYSPYTNREALLDDYTPDTLVGRDDELDEYHGALQPAIYGEQPDNIFLYGKAGVGKTAATRFLLNKLEDNAEQYEDLDVRTEIINCDGLNSSYRVASNLVNTMRNPSNHISETGYSRSQVYDLMWEELDDYGGIILIVLDEIDHLKDDSILYQLSRARENENLTEARIGLIGISNDLTFRDSLSPKVRSSLCERAISFSTYDANELRAVLEQRKNVAFKEDVLTDDVVPLCAAFGAQESGDARKALDLLLKAGDLAREENDEKVTEQHVRRGRELLEREQVARGIADLNDHERLVVYALATLEAEDDTPARSREIYTRYKSLADAAGKDSLTARWLREHLDDLSMLGILNVTEINEGSAGGKYREYDLQQDLAVVLDALEETFESMGVHASVKGYL from the coding sequence ATGGGTTCCTTCGACTTCGTCCGGGAGTACTCCCCCTACACCAATCGGGAGGCATTACTCGACGATTACACGCCGGACACGCTGGTCGGACGCGACGACGAACTGGACGAGTACCACGGTGCGCTCCAACCCGCAATCTACGGCGAACAGCCGGACAACATCTTTCTCTACGGGAAAGCGGGAGTGGGCAAGACCGCCGCCACGCGATTCCTCCTGAACAAACTCGAGGACAACGCCGAGCAGTACGAGGACCTCGACGTCCGGACCGAGATAATCAACTGCGACGGTCTCAACTCCTCCTACCGAGTCGCCAGCAACCTCGTCAACACCATGCGCAACCCCTCGAACCACATCAGCGAGACGGGCTACTCGCGCTCGCAGGTGTACGACCTGATGTGGGAGGAACTCGACGACTACGGCGGCATCATCCTCATCGTGCTGGACGAAATCGACCACCTGAAGGACGACTCCATCCTCTATCAACTCTCGCGCGCCCGCGAGAACGAGAACCTCACGGAGGCCCGCATCGGTCTCATCGGCATCAGCAACGACCTCACGTTCCGCGACTCCCTCTCGCCGAAGGTCCGCTCCTCGCTGTGTGAACGCGCCATCTCCTTCTCGACCTACGACGCCAACGAACTCCGGGCGGTCCTCGAACAGCGCAAGAACGTGGCGTTCAAGGAGGACGTGCTGACCGACGACGTGGTCCCGCTCTGCGCCGCGTTCGGCGCGCAGGAGTCCGGCGACGCCCGAAAGGCCCTCGACCTCCTGCTCAAAGCCGGGGACCTCGCCCGCGAGGAGAACGACGAGAAGGTCACCGAACAGCACGTCCGCCGCGGTCGGGAACTCCTCGAACGCGAGCAGGTCGCCCGCGGCATCGCGGACCTCAACGACCACGAGCGCCTCGTCGTCTACGCCCTCGCCACGCTGGAGGCCGAGGACGACACGCCCGCCCGTTCGCGCGAAATCTACACCCGGTACAAGTCGCTGGCCGACGCCGCCGGGAAGGACTCGCTCACGGCCCGGTGGCTCCGCGAGCATCTGGACGACCTCTCGATGCTCGGCATCCTCAACGTCACCGAAATCAACGAGGGGTCCGCGGGCGGGAAGTACCGGGAGTACGACCTCCAGCAGGACCTCGCGGTCGTGCTGGACGCCCTCGAAGAGACCTTCGAGTCGATGGGTGTCCACGCGAGCGTGAAGGGCTACCTCTGA
- the dpsA gene encoding DNA starvation/stationary phase protection protein DpsA yields the protein MSQQRQVLQQAGTVEGNAVRFDAEKAEQMVEALNADLSATYVLYHQLRKHHWTVTGAQSAELGRFFGEAAAEAERHADVLAGRIAAIGGVPVSGPAAFERHSPVPFEGADVYDVRASLESDLDAYGDLIESVSSHIELAESLGDHATGSLLREQLVELESRAHAIHGFLARDSLSPR from the coding sequence GTGAGCCAACAGCGGCAGGTACTCCAGCAGGCGGGCACCGTCGAGGGCAACGCCGTGCGCTTCGACGCCGAGAAGGCCGAGCAGATGGTCGAGGCGCTGAACGCCGACCTCTCGGCGACGTACGTCCTCTACCATCAACTCCGCAAGCACCACTGGACCGTCACCGGGGCGCAGTCGGCCGAACTCGGTCGCTTCTTCGGCGAGGCCGCGGCCGAGGCAGAGCGTCACGCCGACGTGCTGGCCGGTCGAATCGCTGCCATCGGCGGGGTTCCGGTGAGCGGTCCGGCGGCGTTCGAGCGACACAGTCCCGTCCCGTTCGAGGGCGCGGACGTGTACGACGTCCGTGCCTCGCTGGAGAGCGACCTCGACGCCTACGGCGACCTCATCGAGAGCGTCAGCAGTCACATCGAACTCGCCGAGAGTCTCGGCGACCACGCCACCGGGTCGCTCCTCCGCGAGCAACTGGTCGAACTCGAATCTCGCGCACACGCCATCCACGGTTTTCTGGCACGCGACTCGCTCTCGCCGCGGTGA
- a CDS encoding plastocyanin/azurin family copper-binding protein, with amino-acid sequence MTGDSTTAETADSTREGTGAKGERDESDDGVTRRSFIRATGATAAAGATVAAGSDDASAQAQTYRFGGEVAAWHGRAPPEIEGETNPSVELQAGNEYEFWFENLDGAPHNITIQDAQGNVIAQSELIQEEGATASVTFTATPQAAQYICTVHPTTMVADVNVTGELEGGQGGPSIESLALVGALALAFVSPLLFALFLFSRRTDRGDETTTRT; translated from the coding sequence ATGACGGGGGACTCTACGACTGCCGAGACCGCGGACTCGACGCGCGAGGGGACGGGAGCGAAGGGTGAACGAGACGAGAGCGACGACGGCGTGACCCGGCGGTCGTTCATCCGGGCGACTGGTGCGACCGCCGCGGCGGGTGCGACCGTCGCGGCCGGGAGCGACGACGCGTCTGCGCAGGCCCAGACCTACCGCTTCGGCGGCGAGGTGGCCGCGTGGCACGGGCGAGCGCCCCCGGAGATTGAGGGCGAGACCAATCCGAGCGTCGAGTTACAGGCCGGAAACGAGTACGAATTCTGGTTCGAGAACCTCGACGGCGCACCGCACAACATCACGATACAGGACGCTCAGGGGAACGTCATCGCCCAGAGCGAACTCATTCAGGAAGAGGGCGCGACCGCCTCCGTGACGTTCACCGCGACGCCGCAGGCGGCCCAGTACATCTGTACGGTTCACCCGACCACGATGGTAGCCGACGTGAACGTGACCGGCGAACTGGAGGGCGGCCAAGGCGGTCCCTCCATAGAGTCGCTGGCGTTGGTCGGCGCTCTCGCCCTCGCGTTCGTCTCGCCCCTGCTGTTCGCACTGTTCCTCTTCTCGCGCAGGACCGACCGCGGCGACGAAACGACGACGAGAACGTAG
- a CDS encoding NADH:flavin oxidoreductase/NADH oxidase — MTDHLFSPLSIRETTVRNRVMVSPMCQYSCDRDGLATDWHEVHLGSRATGGAGIVMTEATAVEPRGRITPNDLGIWSDDHADALEPIAEFVSDRGATPAIQLAHAGRKASKTRPWDGSEPLAPDEGGWETLAPSAIPYPYEDGETETRKMTRDDIEALKEDFVAAAERALDAGFEIAEVHAAHGYLLHEFLSPVTNRREDEYGGDFEGRTRLIREVVAAVREVWPGDRPVFVRVSASDWLPDRESWTVEDTARLAPLLADAGADLVDVSSGGTHPDQQIPQTGPNYQVRYAERVGEATEALVGAVGGITEAEQADAVIRNDRADLAIVGREHLRDPYFALHAAEKLDADEVEWPIQYRRAAE, encoded by the coding sequence ATGACTGACCATCTGTTCAGCCCACTGTCGATTCGCGAGACGACGGTCCGAAACCGAGTGATGGTATCGCCGATGTGCCAGTACTCCTGCGACCGAGACGGATTGGCGACCGACTGGCACGAGGTCCACCTCGGCAGTCGCGCGACCGGCGGCGCTGGCATCGTGATGACCGAGGCGACGGCGGTCGAACCGCGAGGCCGCATCACGCCCAACGACCTCGGCATCTGGAGCGACGACCACGCCGACGCGCTCGAACCTATCGCCGAGTTCGTCTCCGACCGCGGCGCGACCCCCGCCATCCAACTCGCCCACGCGGGACGCAAGGCGAGCAAGACCCGGCCGTGGGACGGGAGCGAACCGCTCGCGCCCGACGAAGGCGGGTGGGAGACGCTCGCGCCGAGCGCGATTCCGTACCCCTACGAGGACGGCGAGACCGAGACCCGGAAGATGACCCGCGATGACATCGAAGCCCTGAAGGAGGACTTCGTCGCCGCGGCCGAACGCGCGCTCGACGCGGGCTTCGAAATCGCCGAAGTCCACGCCGCACACGGCTACCTGCTCCACGAGTTCCTCTCGCCGGTCACGAACCGCCGCGAGGACGAGTACGGCGGCGACTTTGAGGGGCGAACGCGTCTCATCAGAGAGGTCGTGGCGGCCGTCCGTGAGGTCTGGCCGGGCGACCGACCGGTCTTCGTCCGGGTCTCGGCGAGCGACTGGTTGCCCGACCGCGAGTCGTGGACCGTCGAGGATACCGCGCGCCTCGCCCCCTTGCTCGCAGACGCGGGTGCGGACCTCGTGGACGTGAGTTCGGGCGGCACCCACCCCGACCAGCAGATTCCCCAGACCGGACCGAACTATCAGGTGCGCTACGCCGAACGCGTCGGCGAGGCGACCGAGGCGCTGGTGGGTGCGGTCGGCGGCATCACCGAGGCCGAACAGGCCGACGCCGTGATTCGCAACGACCGCGCGGACCTCGCCATCGTCGGTCGGGAACACCTCCGAGACCCGTACTTCGCGCTCCACGCCGCCGAGAAGTTGGACGCCGACGAGGTGGAGTGGCCGATTCAGTACCGTCGCGCGGCGGAGTAG